The following proteins come from a genomic window of Halorussus halophilus:
- a CDS encoding type II toxin-antitoxin system VapC family toxin: MTAVVIDSNVLIASHNEDDERYDSSDAIVSGIDHGTLPEAHVTEYVVAEVLNLLHGRYSHELALDTYERLDHGTGFRLVHTTEDDFARAVELFYRFDGIAFVDAVLAAYMNRTDIEYLYSLDDDFDALESVSRLQTATNPFAP, from the coding sequence ATGACTGCTGTCGTCATCGACTCGAACGTGTTGATAGCGTCGCACAACGAAGACGACGAACGATACGACTCCAGCGATGCTATCGTTTCTGGCATCGACCATGGGACGTTACCGGAGGCTCATGTCACGGAGTACGTCGTCGCGGAAGTCCTGAATCTCCTTCATGGGCGGTACAGCCACGAACTCGCCCTCGACACCTACGAACGACTCGACCACGGTACAGGATTCCGACTTGTACACACGACGGAAGACGACTTTGCACGCGCAGTAGAACTGTTCTATAGGTTCGACGGTATCGCGTTCGTAGACGCGGTCCTCGCGGCGTACATGAACCGAACGGACATCGAGTACCTCTACAGTCTAGACGACGACTTCGACGCGCTGGAGTCGGTCTCTCGCCTCCAGACTGCGACGAATCCATTCGCGCCGTAG
- a CDS encoding AbrB/MazE/SpoVT family DNA-binding domain-containing protein: MATDETRDDGETRDETRVEDDYAVTIPRRVRERLDLEPGDSVEWVLTEDGDLRVEVVEGEYGVFDDAPTVSLGDVPDDTLGLDSR, translated from the coding sequence ATGGCTACCGACGAGACGCGTGACGACGGCGAAACACGCGACGAGACGCGAGTCGAAGACGACTACGCAGTCACTATCCCGCGCCGAGTGCGCGAACGACTCGACCTTGAACCTGGCGACAGCGTGGAGTGGGTCCTCACCGAAGACGGCGACCTCCGGGTGGAAGTCGTCGAAGGAGAGTACGGCGTCTTCGACGACGCGCCGACGGTTTCGTTGGGCGACGTTCCGGACGACACGCTCGGTCTAGATTCCCGATGA
- a CDS encoding LysE family translocator — protein sequence MLPHIDLHTYLLFVGAAVTLILMPGPDTVFVLTQGVGAGKRSGLASALGVSTGILVHTTAAAVGLAALLRTSALAFSVIKYAGAAYLLYLGAKTLWGGGELDDLGSLDTSTEITDTELRQGYLRGVTVNVLNPKVALFFLALLPQFVGSGAGSASGAGTTLEMLALGGTYAILTALYLGTVGLLSGGVRSAFQTRPRLADGLRWLSGSVLVALGAVLALESR from the coding sequence ATGCTCCCGCACATAGATTTGCACACTTACCTTCTGTTCGTCGGGGCCGCAGTCACGCTCATTCTGATGCCCGGCCCCGACACCGTCTTCGTCCTCACGCAGGGCGTCGGCGCAGGGAAACGAAGCGGTCTCGCCTCTGCGCTGGGAGTCAGCACCGGTATCCTCGTTCACACGACCGCCGCCGCGGTCGGTCTCGCCGCACTCCTCCGAACCTCCGCGCTGGCTTTCTCCGTCATCAAGTACGCGGGAGCGGCCTACCTCCTCTATCTCGGCGCGAAGACGCTCTGGGGCGGCGGCGAGTTGGACGACCTCGGAAGCCTCGACACTTCGACTGAAATCACTGACACCGAACTCCGACAGGGCTACCTCCGGGGCGTCACCGTCAACGTCCTCAATCCGAAGGTCGCGCTGTTCTTCCTCGCGCTCCTCCCGCAGTTCGTCGGGTCGGGGGCAGGGTCCGCTTCGGGCGCGGGCACGACGCTCGAAATGCTCGCGCTCGGTGGCACCTACGCAATCCTAACCGCGCTGTATCTCGGCACTGTCGGCCTGCTCTCGGGTGGCGTCCGGAGCGCGTTCCAGACGCGGCCGCGACTCGCCGACGGTCTGCGCTGGCTTTCGGGAAGCGTCCTCGTCGCACTTGGCGCGGTACTGGCGTTGGAGTCGCGCTGA
- a CDS encoding replication factor A (Replication protein A protects and stabilize the intermediate ssDNA that is generated by the unwinding action of a DNA helicase at the replication fork. In addition, SSBs prevent the formation of secondary structures by single-stranded template DNA.), whose product MSEVHQHAEEIREQFSDHLDITVEEVEERLDNLVNEYRVPMEEARRSVVSHYLDEAGLERDEIRSGGGGTDQVKVEDIDQDEQWISLTAKVVDLWDPRSDAVGQVGLLGDETGTTKFTKWAKSDLPELEEGKVYHFGNLVTDEYQGNYSVKLNRTTTIEETEEDIEVGDDTAEIEGALVDIQSGSGLIKRCPMEDCTRVLQNGRCSEHGEQDGEFDLRIKGVLDDGNDVHEVIFNKEATEEFTGIGLQEAQDMAMDALDTTVVAEEMREKTLGRYYRVSGPTMGRYVLANDVETLAGPTDAEDVLIKARSI is encoded by the coding sequence ATGAGTGAAGTGCATCAGCACGCCGAAGAGATACGCGAACAGTTCTCCGACCATTTAGATATCACAGTCGAGGAGGTCGAGGAGCGCCTCGACAACCTCGTCAACGAATACCGAGTCCCCATGGAGGAGGCCCGACGGAGCGTCGTCAGTCACTACCTCGACGAGGCAGGTCTCGAACGCGACGAGATTCGAAGCGGTGGCGGCGGCACCGACCAAGTCAAGGTCGAAGACATCGACCAAGACGAGCAGTGGATCAGCCTCACCGCGAAAGTCGTGGACCTCTGGGACCCCCGAAGCGACGCTGTGGGCCAAGTCGGCCTGCTCGGCGACGAGACGGGCACCACCAAGTTCACCAAGTGGGCCAAATCCGACCTCCCAGAACTCGAAGAGGGCAAAGTGTACCACTTCGGGAACCTCGTCACCGACGAGTACCAGGGCAACTACTCGGTGAAGCTCAACCGCACGACCACCATCGAGGAAACCGAGGAAGACATCGAAGTCGGCGACGACACCGCCGAAATCGAAGGTGCCTTGGTGGACATTCAGAGCGGCAGCGGACTCATCAAGCGGTGTCCCATGGAGGACTGTACGCGCGTGCTACAGAACGGCCGCTGTTCGGAACACGGCGAACAGGACGGCGAGTTCGACCTGCGAATCAAAGGCGTCCTCGACGACGGCAACGACGTCCACGAGGTCATCTTCAACAAGGAGGCCACCGAGGAGTTCACCGGCATCGGCCTTCAGGAAGCACAGGACATGGCGATGGACGCGCTCGACACAACCGTCGTCGCTGAAGAGATGCGAGAGAAGACGCTCGGCCGCTACTACCGCGTGAGCGGTCCCACGATGGGACGCTACGTCCTCGCGAACGACGTAGAGACGCTGGCCGGGCCGACAGATGCAGAGGACGTGCTTATCAAAGCGAGGTCGATCTGA
- a CDS encoding RPA family protein, producing MSGTPMREVARRVFAGEFNDSTHTFKESDEERAPVYALLPTGERANRIFFVGTLTETEDIGDDSEYWQGRVVDPNGDPFFVYAGQYQPEAASMLRELEPPAYVAITGKPRTYETDDGNTNVSVRPESITEVDAATRDRWVAETAERTLERIEAFSDGETSETSPEGGTAAVGNEYARMAEQEYDLPPEQYKTLVISALESLEDEQADGGTDDSASETDTESEPEPQV from the coding sequence ATGAGTGGAACCCCAATGCGAGAAGTCGCCCGCCGCGTGTTCGCGGGCGAGTTCAACGATTCGACGCACACGTTCAAGGAGTCAGACGAGGAGCGCGCCCCGGTGTACGCTCTCCTACCGACGGGCGAGCGGGCCAACCGCATCTTCTTCGTCGGCACGCTGACCGAGACCGAAGACATCGGCGACGACAGCGAGTACTGGCAGGGCCGCGTCGTAGACCCGAACGGCGACCCGTTCTTCGTCTACGCCGGGCAGTACCAGCCGGAAGCCGCGAGCATGCTTCGGGAACTCGAACCGCCAGCGTACGTCGCCATCACCGGCAAGCCACGGACCTACGAGACCGACGACGGCAACACCAACGTCTCCGTCCGACCGGAGTCCATCACCGAAGTCGATGCGGCCACGCGCGACCGCTGGGTCGCCGAGACCGCAGAGCGCACGCTCGAACGCATCGAAGCGTTCAGCGACGGAGAGACGTCGGAGACGTCTCCCGAAGGCGGCACCGCCGCCGTAGGCAACGAGTACGCCCGGATGGCCGAACAGGAGTACGACCTGCCGCCCGAGCAGTACAAGACGCTGGTCATCTCGGCACTGGAGAGTCTCGAAGACGAGCAGGCCGACGGTGGCACCGACGACTCGGCGTCGGAGACAGACACCGAATCAGAACCTGAACCGCAGGTGTAA